A window of Trichoderma atroviride chromosome 3, complete sequence contains these coding sequences:
- a CDS encoding uncharacterized protein (EggNog:ENOG41) gives MEFILRCEQCNKPFNKKSTFKRHGYYCRSQRGDNTSRRRSCLSCAKSKAGCDAKQPECSRCIAKGLECQYPAKTSRAPVLKAPRSDAASTERQKATDSLVVDSVNLNGDDIILDDALFMPQLGFADLEGNYLHLDDIGTGPNEDLLNPQVNINNSHFSTAQPSPVHRSSPQTDTGVQIDQNLSSPKFSIPTAPGAARSMIRRQRTQTAAQRVSNLISHTLQSYPLMLLRSSTLPPFIHPSMITSNDENLHLESLTNCLSLVQMISTGIQTSRKLFWKNVQMECERLSEEYIKLNKYELLTAMQALLIYVLIRLDEGATDYNNFDTLLLKAVTVTAQRFNGFDDATFHTECAHCNNGLEISWKEWVFRESRRRLGIVYRVVNMLVYFEPMAMCDLPSDLILAPLPAKKQLWEAGDEFVWKAAGQRGMGDKGAFGLATHGGLVKLDDRELSCSDAWLPYKCLETRGQSRSTASWEEWCSGIDGFGGLVMLAASLIA, from the exons ATGGAGTTCATTCTGCGGTGCGAGCAATGCAATAAGCCCTTTAATAAAA AGTCGACATTCAAGCGACATGGGTATTATTGCCGTTCTCAAAGAGGTGACAATACCTCTCGGCGTCGATCATGTCTTTCCTGCGCGAAGAGTAAGGCAGGCTGCGATGCCAAACAGCCTGAGTGCTCAAGGTGCATAGCCAAAGGTCTTGAGTGCCAATATCCAGCAAAGACATCCAGAGCTCCGGTGTTAAAGGCTCCGCGTAGTGATGCCGCCTCTACTGAGCGGCAAAAAGCGACGGATTCATTGGTGGTGGATTCCGTTAATCTCAATGGTGATGATATCATTCTTGACGATGCTTTGTTCATGCCGCAACTGGGCTTCGCAGACCTGGAAGGAAACTATCTTCATTTGGATGACATTGGCACCGGCCCTAACGAAGACCTTTTGAATCCTCAAGTAAATATCAACAATTCACACTTTTCGACGGCGCAGCCATCTCCAGTTCATCGCTCGTCACCCCAAACAGATACCGGCGTCCAAATAGATCAGAACTTGTCATCGCCAAAGTTTTCTATACCAACAGCGCCAGGTGCTGCCCGATCAATGATCCGCCGACAAAGAACGCAGACTGCAGCCCAAAGGGTTTCCAATCTTATTTCTCACACACTTCAATCCTATcccttgatgctgctgcgctcAAGCACTCTTCCGCCTTTTATCCACCCTAGCATGATCACTTCTAATGATGAGAATCTCCATCTGGAGTCCCTTACCAACTGCCTCAGTCTGGTTCAAATGATCAGCACTGGGATCCAGACAAGTCGAAAGTTGTTCTGGAAAAACGTACAGATGGAATGTGAACGTCTGTCCGAAGAG TACATTAAATTGAACAAATATGAACTGCTCACTGCCATGCAAGCACTCCTCATCTATGTACTCATACGACTGGATGAAGGAGCAACagattataataattttgACACTTTGCTGCTGAAAGCTGTGACC GTGACGGCTCAACGATTCAACGGCTTTGATGATGCAACCTTTCATACAGAGTGTGCACATTGCAACAATGGACTGGAAATCAGTTGGAAAGAGTGGGTTTTTAGAGAATCAAGACGAAG ACTAGGAATCGTCTACCGAGTCGTGAATATGCTCGTTTATTTTGAGCCAATGGCCATGTGCGATCTGCCCTCTGACCTCATTCTAGCGCCATTACCGGCCAAAAAGCAGCTATGGGAAGCAGGCGATGAGTTTGTGTGGAAGGCCGCGGGGCAGAGAGGGATGGGAGACAAAGGAGCCTTTGGATTGGCAACGCACGGTGGCCTTGTCAAGCTAGACGATCGTGAGCTGTCTTGCAGTGATGCTTGGTTGCCGTACAAGTGCTTGGAGACTAGGGGCCAGTCGAGAAGCACTGCTAGCTGGGAGGAGTGGTGCTCGGGGATAGATGGGTTTGGAGGACTTGTCATGCTTGCTGCATCCTTAATAGCGTAG
- a CDS encoding uncharacterized protein (EggNog:ENOG41): MAQGLSFPSPTKAFHHKAQPSTLPSRPELSAKGKSVLVTGGGTGIGGETARYFAEAGASRIALLGRREQPLLDNKAFIEKNFSNVEVITISTDITKKSDVDAAFSQFAGSGKIDVLVHGAAVIGPKEGVAEADGDTYLEAIQDNIAGALWVAQAFLRHATPDAVAIIINSWAAHWSVNDVFSSYCVAKLAVYRLWDTITINNPNLSVFHTQPGVVLTEMNLRAGGAASFEGIQTDDVSLPAGFNLWLASPEARFLRGKFVWCNWDVEELKAQAKEIEEGTKFNIGMMGWPFEYVS; encoded by the exons ATGGCTCAAGGTCTCTCTTTTCCGTCCCCAACTAAAGCTTTTCACCACAAAGCGCAACCATCTACACTCCCTAGTCGTCCCGAGCTATCTGCCAAAGGCAAATCTGTGCTAGTCACAGGAGGAGGCACTGGCATTGGTGGAGAGACAGCTCGCTACTTTGCTGAAGCGGGTGCCTCGAGAATCGCTCTGCTTGGCCGCCGGGAGCAACCACTCCTCGACAACAAAGCGTTCATCGAGAAGAACTTTTCCAATGTCGAAGTCATTACGATATCCACAGACATCACCAAAAAGAGCGACGTGGATGCGGCATTCTCCCAGTTCGCCGGCAGCGGGAAGATCGACGTCCTTGTCCATGGTGCAGCTGTAATTGGACCCAAAGAGGGCGTTGCAGAAGCAGACGGTGACACTTACCTCGAGGCAATTCAAGACAATATTGCCGGTGCGCTCTGGGTTGCGCAGGCATTCCTCCGACACGCGACTCCGGACGcagtcgccatcatcatcaactcgTGGGCCGCGCATTGGAGTGTCAACGATGTATTCTCTTCGTACTGTGTCGCAAAGTTGGCTGTTTACAGGCTCTGGGATACCATCACCATTAACAACCCAAATCTGAGCGTTTTTCATACGCAACCGGGCGTGGTACTTACTGAGATGAACCTGCGCGCGGGAGGCGCCGCCAGCTTTGAGGGCATTCAGACTGACGATG TGTCTCTTCCGGCCGGCTTCAACCTTTGGCTTGCAAGTCCCGAAGCCCGATTTCTGAGGGGCAAGTTTGTGTGGTGCAATTGGGACGTGGAAGAGCTAAAGGCCCAAGCCAAAGAAATTGAGGAGGGAACGAAGTTTAACATTGGGATGATGGGATGGCCATTTGAGTATGTTAGTTAG
- a CDS encoding uncharacterized protein (EggNog:ENOG41~MEROPS:MER0000321) — MSCCGNTVPPYLLGFYGNDTNPYDLDYESILPYRFNNGSTQAYTVLEPDSDTFFSNYNASGGYGKYKLFFGNSTYINPKQGLGGIVDSYSDWGPIRLTYELKPQIAAPGGHILSTFPESIGSYGVISGTSMATPYIAGCFALVKSQFPDWSVDEILVALQTTAQPTVWAYNQSMLAATAQQGAGLVNVYEAITTATRVSPGQLAATDNNSTSFGLVNITVENKGDSTQTYTLGHRGAGYTFENVGYGERDQMANFGSAEFATPTFELEPGETTEIPIRLSYPPLGIDVSRLPLFSGYIDVVPETGVNLSIPYIGPGFSPYNMDYITYLNATPTYPGLPWLSFPNDSGTNYNDGFSSVDSSRQYSFSIHVQQFTNLSRVDIVPANTTLKAHFNAANFTFPSNYTYVPSTTQPSSTLFGEPSYGNLWIAQGLTQPESISLQGKGLKVKDDSGASITLGSGDYRWFFSILRLGGDATLLEDYDTWLGPIVRLLD, encoded by the coding sequence ATGTCGTGCTGCGGAAACACCGTCCCGCCTTACTTGCTTGGCTTTTACGGTAATGATACGAATCCATATGATCTGGACTATGAAAGTATCTTGCCGTACCGGTTTAATAACGGGTCAACCCAAGCATACACCGTGCTAGAGCCCGATTCGGATACTTTCTTCAGCAACTACAATGCTTCCGGCGGGTATGGGAAGTATAAGCTATTCTTTGGCAACTCAACATACATCAACCCTAAACAGGGTTTGGGTGGCATCGTCGACTCATACAGTGATTGGGGCCCCATCAGGCTAACATATGAGCTCAAACCACAAATTGCGGCTCCAGGTGGCCATATTCTGTCCACGTTCCCAGAAAGTATTGGTAGCTATGGCGTCATCTCTGGAACGTCAATGGCAACGCCTTACATCGCTGGCTGCTTTGCACTCGTCAAGTCCCAGTTCCCTGACTGGTCAGTCGATGAAATCTTGGTTGCACTGCAGACTACGGCGCAGCCAACTGTTTGGGCATATAATCAGAGCATGTTGGCAGCTACTGCTCAACAGGGGGCCGGCTTAGTCAACGTATACGAGGCCATCACAACAGCCACCCGCGTTTCTCCAGGGCAGCTAGCTGCAACAGATAACAATAGCACTTCTTTCGGCTTGGTCAACATCACTGTTGAAAACAAAGGAGATTCTACTCAGACATACACGCTTGGTCATCGCGGAGCAGGTTATACGTTTGAGAACGTCGGTTACGGCGAAAGGGATCAGATGGCCAATTTTGGATCCGCAGAGTTTGCAACTCCGACTTTCGAGCTCGAGCCCGGTGAGACCACGGAGATCCCTATACGGTTGTCTTATCCACCTCTTGGTATCGATGTAAGCCGGCTTCCCCTCTTTTCGGGTTATATCGATGTAGTTCCCGAGACAGGGGTTAATCTCAGCATCCCATATATTGGTCCTGGCTTCTCGCCCTACAACATGGATTACATCACGTATCTAAATGCTACTCCGACATACCCAGGTCTTCCATGGCTCTCATTCCCAAATGACAGTGGGACCAACTACAACGATGGATTTTCTTCCGTGGACTCATCCAGGCAATATTCGTTCAGCATACATGTCCAGCAATTCACGAACCTATCGAGGGTGGATATTGTCCCAGCAAACACTACGTTGAAGGCTCACTTCAATGCTGCCAATTTTACCTTCCCGTCAAACTATACATATGTCCCTTCTACTACCCAGCCCAGTTCGACACTCTTTGGAGAGCCAAGCTATGGCAATCTTTGGATCGCGCAAGGACTGACGCAACCCGAGAGTATTTCTCTTCAAGGTAAAGGTTTAAAAGTCAAAGATGATAGTGGTGCAAGTATCACACTAGGGTCTGGTGATTACAGATGGTTTTTTAGCATCTTGAGGTTGGGCGGTGATGCTACGCTGCTCGAAGATTATGATACTTGGCTGGGCCCCATTGTTCGGTTGCTGGATTGA